Proteins from a genomic interval of Lolium perenne isolate Kyuss_39 chromosome 1, Kyuss_2.0, whole genome shotgun sequence:
- the LOC127312502 gene encoding 26S proteasome non-ATPase regulatory subunit 13 homolog B, with amino-acid sequence MALQYVEAQRLARPDLADWYADLADLYQRKLWHQLTLKLDQFLQIPLAQTGDTLIQLYTNFIADFETKINLLKLAQFAVVASRQYADKGAAVAFLEGVIAKLRETRELRIDEPILHVKMQIAAIHLDKGTHKDCKNLLEEGKATLDGMTDVDPTVHASFYWISSQYHKSLQEFAEFYKNALLFLAYTTVGTLSEPFKLDLAFDLSLAALLGDNIYNFGELLAHPIINSLTGTKVEWVYHMLEAFNTGNLVLYQELCRVHNAALSAQPALVQNEQKLLEKINILCLMEIIFSRPSEDRTIPLTVIAEQTKLSISEVECLLMKSLSVHLIEGIIDEVESTVHVSWVQPRVLGITQVKALRERLDSWIGKVHTTLLSVEAETPDLVAA; translated from the exons ATGGCGCTGCAGTACGTGGAGGCGCAGCGGCTGGCGCGGCCGGACCTCGCCGACTGGTACGCCGACCTCGCCGACCTCTACCAGCGCAAGCTCTGGCACCAGCTCACCCTCAAGCTGGACCAGTTCCTCCAGATCCCGCTCGCCCAG ACGGGCGACACGCTCATACAGCTCTACACCAACTTCATCGCCGACTTCGAGACCAAGATCAACCTGCTCAAGCTGGCCCAGTTCGCCGTGGTGGCCTCGCGCCAGTACGCCGACAAGGGGGCCGCCGTCGCCTTCCTCGAGGGGGTGATCGCCAAGCTCCGCGAGACGAGGGAGCTGCGCATCGACGAGCCCATCCTCCATGTCAAGATGCAGATCGCCGCCATCCACCTCGACAAGGGGACCCACAAGGACTGCAAGAACCTCCTCGAGGAAGGCAAGGCCACCCTCGACGGCATGACCGACGTCGACCCCACCGTCCACGCCAGCTTCTACTGGATCTCCTCGCAGTACCACAAGTCGCTCCAGGAGTTTGCAGAGTTCTACAAGAACGCGCTGCTCTTCCTCGCCTACACCACTGTCGGCACTCTCTCGGAGCCGTTCAAACTG GACCTGGCATTCGATCTCTCTCTTGCAGCGTTGCTGGGGGACAACATCTACAACTTTGGGGAGTTGTTAGCTCACCCTATT ATCAATAGTCTTACTGGGACCAAGGTGGAGTGGGTCTATCACATGTTGGAAGCATTTAACACAGGCAACCTAGTTCTTTATCAGGAGCTTTGCAGAGTCCACAATGCTGCTCTTAGTGCACAGCCTGCATTGGTGCAGAATGAACAAAAGTTGCTTGAGAAGATCAATATTCTGTGCCTGATGGAGATAATCTTTAG CCGGCCATCAGAAGATAGAACTATCCCATTAACTGTTATTGCTGAGCAGACCAAGCTTTCAATCAGTGAAGTGGAGTGTCTCCTTATGAAGAGCCTCTCG GTTCATCTTATTGAAGGAATAATCGATGAAGTTGAAAGCACCGTGCATGTCTCATGGGTACAACCCAGAGTACTTGGAATCACACAGGTGAAGGCATTGCGTGAGCGTCTCGACTCATGGATCGGGAAAGTGCACACCACGCTGTTGTCAGTTGAGGCTGAAACCCCTGATCTCGTTGCGGCATAA
- the LOC127312541 gene encoding uncharacterized protein — protein sequence MLHAARRRTPPLSARFAAAAFFSAKPEPQPPPLSPRLVEAAVSRCPSDALAVSFFLWCARRPAYFHPPSSFDRVLPAATRLASRLRTAPALLHELHSLGCPIRPHTFLLLLRLYWRGGMYPLVLHLFDQMPLWGFHHNAFARNIVLDVLLRTGCTDGALRFLGDNPSPNYLTYAIVLTHLCRAGDWPGVRACFAAMLSQGFLPSAASLASVFACCSKAGTMPELLQLLSYALVSGQQLTSAMWTCLIARMCTEGRLDEACRILGNMMRSGSSPTVVTYTPLIRGLFRAGRHAKVGQLLGSMASNSCNPDLVLYNVLMDCMMREKRYDEAIDIYLHLHGSQMKPDAYTLSTLVQVLQLSRNIDLLPRLILGTRISYDLVACNSVMSALCKSGFPSEALQFYIDMIGLGITPDSYTYVGLVDSLCELGRIDHAINVYRNVVISNPDSDAYVHAAILRGLVRRGQNHMAYRIFREAVRQNYALDVVCYTTVLHGLFRARLVEEARDLFDKMKDSGIISNTCTYNVMLRGLCRTRDMLAVTQLLTEMECADVEMDSISFNVLVVLLVKLQRISSAKALIREMLNLGMKLSTKTCWLISQSIGHRFVLEDTAIAESEGSDSTSDLLVCSAS from the coding sequence ATGCTCCACGCCGCACGGAGGCGGACACCGCCGCTCTCTGCCAggttcgccgccgccgccttcttcTCCGCCAAGCCCGAGCCCCAGCCGCCTCCCCTCTCGCCTCGGCTCGTCGAGGCCGCCGTCTCCCGCTGCCCCTCCGACGCCCTCGCCGTCTCCTTCTTCCTCTGGTGCGCCCGCCGCCCCGCCTACTTCCACCCGCCCTCCTCCTTCGACCGCGTCCTCCCCGCCGCCACGCGCCTCGCCTCCCGCCTCCGCACCGCGCCCGCGCTCCTCCACGAGCTCCACAGCCTCGGCTGCCCCATCAGGCCCCACACCTTCCTGCTCCTGCTCAGGCTCTACTGGCGCGGGGGCATGTACCCGCTCGTGCTCCACCTGTTCGACCAAATGCCCCTGTGGGGCTTCCACCACAACGCCTTCGCGCGCAACATCGTCCTCGACGTCCTGCTCAGGACAGGCTGCACCGACGGCGCACTGCGCTTCCTAGGAGACAACCCGTCGCCCAACTACCTCACCTACGCCATCGTCCTGACCCATCTCTGCAGAGCTGGGGATTGGCCAGGGGTGCGCGCATGCTTCGCGGCTATGCTGAGTCAAGGTTTTCTCCCGAGTGCCGCTTCCCTTGCCTCGGTTTTCGCCTGCTGCAGCAAGGCTGGCACAATGCCCGAGCTGCTACAGTTGCTGTCGTACGCACTGGTCTCGGGCCAGCAGCTCACCTCGGCCATGTGGACATGTCTCATCGCTCGTATGTGCACCGAGGGAAGGCTAGACGAGGCCTGCCGGATACTGGGAAATATGATGCGTTCTGGATCTTCTCCCACGGTGGTGACTTACACACCCCTCATCAGAGGCCTCTTCCGAGCTGGGAGGCATGCCAAGGTCGGCCAGCTTTTGGGGTCCATGGCCTCCAACAGCTGCAACCCAGACCTTGTTCTGTATAATGTTctgatggactgcatgatgagggaGAAGAGATATGATGAGGCCATAGACATTTACCTGCATCTTCATGGGAGCCAGATGAAGCCGGATGCGTACACTCTCTCTACTTTGGTTCAGGTATTGCAGTTGTCACGGAACATAGATCTTCTTCCTAGGTTGATCTTGGGCACGAGAATCTCCTACGATCTTGTGGCCTGCAATTCTGTGATGAGTGCTCTGTGCAAGTCCGGGTTTCCATCCGAAGCCCTTCAGTTTTACATTGATATGATCGGTTTGGGCATCACGCCAGACAGCTACACTTATGTTGGATTGGTGGACAGTTTATGTGAGCTCGGAAGGATAGATCATGCGATCAATGTCTACCGCAATGTTGTCATAAGCAATCCTGACTCGGACGCCTACGTTCATGCAGCCATCCTCCGCGGTCTTGTTAGAAGGGGCCAAAACCATATGGCGTATAGAATTTTCAGGGAGGCTGTGCGTCAAAATTATGCACTTGATGTTGTGTGCTACACCACTGTTCTGCATGGTCTTTTCCGAGCACGTTTGGTTGAAGAGGCTCGTGATTTGTTTGACAAGATGAAGGATTCAGGAATTATTTCCAACACTTGCACGTACAATGTAATGCTTCGTGGACTTTGCAGAACCAGGGATATGCTTGCAGTCACACAGTTACTTACAGAAATGGAATGTGCCGATGTTGAGATGGATAGTATCTCATTCAACGTGCTAGTTGTGCTCTTAGTGAAGTTGCAACGTATCAGTTCGGCAAAAGCTTTGATCAGAGAAATGCTCAACCTAGGCATGAAACTTAGCACCAAAACTTGTTGGTTAATCTCTCAGTCAATTGGTCATAGATTCGTCTTGGAGGATACTGCCATTGCTGAAAGTGAGGGATCTGACTCAACTAGTGATCTGCTTGTATGCTCAGCTTCATAG